tgtcgcTTACAAGTCGATAGAAAAAATTGTCCAGCGGGCTGGAAAACACTCAGCAAATTttatgtgcatatatatatttttcagaattttgaaaatgaattgaTAAGCTATGACATGTTATTGCATGTCATACTATCAAGAGTGTAAGTGCAAACGGCACTCTGTATGTTAAGTGCTTTGATGGTTCTTGGTGAGACACTAACTCATTGAACAATGAATCCACTCATTTATAGCAAGCTGTTGTTAGATTAAATAAGAGGAACAGTGTAAGAGTCAAAATGTTTGCGGCTTAGTGCAACTGTAGGTTTATTTCATGGTGATTCACTACTGTTTCTAGAATGTATGGTATGATTTGAGCAGATTTGatatgtttaaatttaaaagccTGTCCCTCCATATTATATAGCATCATTACAAATAATTACTTGCGTACtgtaaaagagagaagttgAAAACTAAAGCACCACAAGTTGAAATGTATTCCATTGACTTATTTGgtcagaaaatgtttgttttttaaagtaatataaCAGTTTagaattaaacacaacataactGTCGCCTTTAATCTAGGTACAATTTGTAGTTGtcatattaacattttttttcccttaaagtgctcataatATGCTTAcctttattgtgttgtatatctttttagtgcctgttataggtttacaaggtgaaaaagcccaaagtcaaCCCCAAAGGGTCTTATcatcttccagagaaaacactgttcacaaacggCTCCATACAACCCTATtttagtccagcctttacttccgtgataGTGCgccactttgtaacacacgttacaATGTTTGCCAATGTGCTCGCATAGCAAGCCCTCATAcactgcttctgattggctagtagtccttacctcgctactgcgcatgtgcaattCCCagcaaagatggaatagaagtgtgatgcctcactctagCTAAAGCAGAGAGCTCAAGCACTTTAGAAAATATTAGGCTCTCTAAGTACCACCATCGTGGGCCATTTCAAAATAGTAGCAAACACTTAGCCTAcaatatttattgtttacagCCATAGCTACGCTGTACTTCTTCTGTGCCGCTTCAATTGAATCCAAATTTGAGGCAACCCAGGACATAATTTCTTACTCTTTTGCATCATTTGCTACTAGCAGGTGCTGTGGAGGCTTCACCGCCGCTGCTGAAGTAGCAACTAGCACTTGTGCTTGTCCACTATAGTTTTAGCAGGGCTACTCAAAACATTCTCCTTATCATCATTCTGGTAGTTCCTGTTTCGAGCTGTGATTGCAGTGTATTTAAACCGCTTATGTAACATAAGTATGTAGCAAGCtgatatttaaagaaagaataTTACActtaaaaacttatttttaattatttacaaatgTTATCAAGTCATTTCAACTTTAATTTCAATTCTGCAACATGTGCCGGAAATACATAGCAATTGAAATAGGTTTCACTCCAACCCGCTGTgcaataagaaaataaagacatgtaCAACAAGTATCATGTAaaagataatatatatatgtacatatataaaagttttaaaaactataagtaaataatacaaataagatcattaaaaagcattttttataatttaaaaagataagtaatatgtacaatacagtaatacattcTAAATACTGCAAATTATTATTGGAAATGTATTTCTATGGTATGTTTTCaaatttatacatttcattttttgaaacaattttaGATTCCATCCGTGTACCACTAGAGGGAGCTTGCACACCACCAGTGGTGCTGCTGTAAAGAATACACTAGGTGCTCTTTAATGtgataatacatttttggaGGGGGGGTTATATGGGATTTTCCTTTGTGACACAATAATGCCAATGTTTGGGAATGTAAGTCAGTTTAATGTAAATTAGAGAAATTTACTAATTCCCATATTTTATTATGACTTCTATGCTAATCTTATAGCTATTTAACACGGGTTTAACGGAAATGAATCTGCACGGTAATATTTCTGTACTTTTGATTTAAGAATGTTCATTTTGCAAAAACTAGTCTATATTCACAAAGTTCCACTTCCGCGATTGCTCTGCTGCCAGAGGAATTTTCAccagatgcatgtctttttgccgATGTCCGTTTCCCACCctattcttttaattattttataactggtggatttatgaggactatggttactaCTCAaaagatctctgcagggtaaatccagacatctagctagactatccgtccacCCTGAGGCGTCTCTTGCAtgtctaaaacaacttttgaacatacagtacacattgcgctaaaacaaattccttcccgaggctttttTGCAGCGGCTCCGTGCGGACttacaattgtgattggtttaaagaaatgccaataaaccagagcacgtttttcttacatccctgaatgctgtgtggactagccagacccccctCCGCAGCgcttgtggaggaaggtctggcaaagcaagactatgcAAAAACTAACATAACTATTACTTTTCTGCAATAAAATCAGTTCAAtgtaattttgtaaaaaatatcacTGTAGAGATTTTAAAGTGCAAAGATTTCTTCAAACAGAATAAACACGCTGCTTACAGTGTTTAAGCATTTGGGGGCCAAACTATGTTTGGACAATGCAAGCAAAAAACTACAGTGGTGCTTCTTGTTTTAGTCAACAGCAATTGTAATTACTGACAGCTTTCACATAACTTGTTAATTCATTCAACTCATTAATTCACTCTATATAAAGAGGAATACATACCTGACCATGTTACTGTGAAGGATATTTGTCCACATGCTGATACTGTCATTTTCAATGTTAAGACAATGTCCACTTTTTGGCCAAAGGTAAAAAagctatttaattaaaataatagtaTTACATGATTGTTTTTAGTCTGACACAAGAGATAATTATTATGATGTATGGTAGTTTACAAGAGTTTCACCATCATGATTGACttatttttcctcatattgtctGTTGCATCCATTGTGCTTAACATGTAAGTACTTATTAAAGTGGCCATGTAAACTTCTAATAAACACTTTGCTCCTCCTcaaatattgttgtgttttgctgTCCATGTCACAAATACCTAATTACAAATGATACTTCCTAGTGAGCATATAATATGGATTTATGGTATATAACTTTAACTTTCTATGGTGTAACTGTGACTAAACTGCCATACTGtgaaagtgtccttgagcaaggcattggGACTGACACTGGCTGCCAGtgctgaaaaaacaaatcattaaaatTAAGATGTTCGTTTATCCACATCggatattttattaaatctggCCAACAAGGGGAGGGAAATGCACCACCGCCAGCTCGGAAAATTTTGTAACCAAGGTAAATTGACCTAAAAAAGTTAGATTCAGATCAGGCAACCTACGGGGCCACATGACGTTAAGTGGGGGCCTTGCTAACACTCTAAATCAGACAAGTGAAGATGGCGGATGTGTTGAGTGTTCTTCGTCAGTATAACattcagaaaaaagaaatcgtCGCTAAAGGAGATGAAGTTATATTTGGGGAGTTTTCCTGGCCGAAAAATGTCAAGACCAACTACATTATTTGGGGGTACGTCAGTACTAAGATCTCTATAAATTGCATCTGAAGGCCCGCTGCTGAAGCTCATCGGTGCCTTGTGGTGCTAGTAAAGGCGGAACGGCTAACTAGCTAGATGCTAATATGCTCACCCAACTCGTCCCCGCTGTTGTACTTACAACTTTAGGCACTCTTTGGTTACTATGGCATGATACTTACGTATTTTGCCCTAGTCCACGTGGACTCTTTGCTAGCTTCTATACGTGTCAATTAATATTTTTCaaactttgaatgtgttgaAAGATGTAGCTACCTACAGCTAAACTTGCTTGTGATGTGATGCTAAATAATTAGCGACGTTAGCTGCCTTTGAGTTGTGTTCCCATAGTCAGGGGACTTGTGTTTTTAGTATCAGTCATGACTATAAGTACTTGTGTTTACCGTGTCAAAAGCAACATTTGCTCACGCAGACCATTAGGTTGCTGTGAGGATTAGTAGGTTAGGTTAACCAACCAGATTACTATCGAAAGTTCTGTATTAATTTGATTTCAGAACCAGTGGTTCGTTACTTTAAACAAGTAGCTAACTCAACTACTATATGTTCTATATACCTATACTTAAGCACTTAAGATTTACTTAAATATGCactttagtgattttttttagtgattttcattgtttgtgtttctaccTCCAGTACTGGTAAAGATGGCCAGCCCAAAGAGTACTATACTTTGGATTCTATCTTGTTCTTGCTCAACAATGTGCATCTCCCGCATACATCCTACGTGCGAAGAGCTGCAGTAAGTGCTCATAAATATCTTTCACATTGCCTCAACCTGTCTGTGCTCGTGTTGTTTAAATACAGTGCAGTATTTCAGCCTCTTTTTGTCTCCGATGCATAATATTTAAATCATTATCAGAAATGCTTTTGGGTAACATGATTCTGTTACATGTTTATAGACAGAGAACATCCCTGTTGTCAGACGACCTGATCGAAAAGGCATGCTCTCGTATCTCAATGGCGAGAGCGGTAAGTAACGTTAACACTTTTGAGAGCTATTGTGTacgctgtgtttctgttttgtgcaGAATTTTAAGactatgtttgtgtgtccttcAATATATTAATACAGTCCTGATTTCTTTCTGGTTTTGATTGACTAAAACATTATACATTGATGACAGATTTTTTGGATTAAGCCCTACCAGGAGGAGCCGAGCTGTGGTTGAGCTAAATGGTAACTTATTAATGCAGTTTCTAATTGTCTTTCACAGCTACATCAACAAGTATTGACAGAAGTGCACCTATAGAAATAGGTTTGCAAAGGCCAACACAAGGTACGTTCACATATTAGTTGCATGAAGTTTGAAGAGATAATGCCACCCGCAGTAATAATTTATTTCTGaataattgttatttaaaagttaactacaataaatataaagtgtatCTTTCAGCTAATTTTTATCTGCTATTTCTGCAACTGGgtcaaattttctttaaaaagacgGGCCTATCTCAgtcaacaaaaccaaaatggaCTTTGTGTTGTGAAATAATAAAtttcttctgcctttttttttttagtcaaaaGAGCAGCAGACGAGGTGTCTTCTGAAGCCAAAAAACCAAGGATTGAGGTATACTGACTTTTACCTTCCACCAACAGTTGCTCAGCGATAACAACACTATACTTATATCAGTGCTGTTTTGGAGCATTTACTACCTTATCTGTATTCCTCGAGCAGGAACAGTTCTAGTACATGGTAAAGCTATTACTGATGGGGATGTTTTGTTGATCATTGGTAACAGCTGAATAAGCAATAAATTCCTCTATAGTGAACCAATACAACTGTAGGTGGGGAACTCTTGTCCTAAAAGGGTTTTAACCGCATTGAAATAGGATTAGACCAACATATTTGCAACAATGCAAATGAACAGAACTATTTATCCAAGATGGCCTTAAGTTTTGATTTAAAGCCAATTTAATAAACATGGCTTAAATAATTTAACATCTCTGAGGATTTTTGCTTATTGCGACATTTAAGTGTTCCATCCGTCAGTTTAAATTtagccaaaataaaacagtctCTTTGTAAatttaattataaatgaaatgcattttgccccagtaaaaaaaaaaatctaaatattgtGTTGCTGATCTGGTAAATCATAGACATCCGATTTTATATCTTGTTTCATTCTGTCGTTTGTTAGTGGGCaagtcagctttatttgtatagcacatttccgtgacgcacacacagttaaaacaaataaaaacagataaaatacaagaataaaagttataGTGCAatgtaagaaattaaacattgaagaaatgaacaaccatttaaagaaaggcaacatcaaaaagaaaggtcttcagcctttctttttgatgttgcctccaggttgtcctccaggtttttatgGATGATTGTATGTAATTGGGTCATGTTAAAACCGAAATTGATAGTTTTGCTTGAATATTGACAACACATATCACTGTacactgttttccttttaagGATGAAGAGCGAGTGCGTCTGGATAAGGAGCGTCTGGCTGCCCGTCTGGAGGGCCACAAAGAGGGCATTGTGCAGACTGACCAGATCAGGTATAATTGATTTATActaatatttattgatttatacATAATGTGTATTCTATATGTAGCAATACTCTCTCCAATGTAGATTATTTTACCACTGAGCGTATTTTTTATTCAACCATGTCAGTATTAACTGATCAATGTTAATTGGATTGCTGGATGTCACCGTAGCAGTTCCTCGAAGCAGTGAGCTGTTCAGATGATCCTAACTTTTCTCCTCCAGATCACTTTCTGAAGCCATGTCGGTGGAGAAAATTGCAGCCATCAAAGCCAAGATTATGGCCAAGAAACGTTCCACCATCAAAACAGATCTGGATCATGGCTCAAACGATAACGATAGAAGCTTTGTGGACGCTGAGGTGGATGTTACCAGAGATATTGTCAGCAGAGAGAGGGTCTGGAGGACCAGAACAACTATTCTCCAGAGCACTGGAAAGGTCAGAGTCCGCTTAAAGTTAACGATATCTAATGTCTCTCCCGACAGCAATCAATGACCGTTCCTTCAAATACACCTGTGTCAGATTAGCACGTGAATTTagggattttcttttattcttacCATCATATTGACTCAAAATTGGAACTAGATTTCTGCCCTGACAGGGTCATTACACAGTTTGTAATTGAGGTTTAATGAACACGCAACgattacacacattatttaatGTCTGGAAAGCATTGTTGCTCTAACCTCTCCAATCACCATTGGTTTGTTCTAGGCCTAAAGGGGTTTTCCAACTTGGTCCATATACTAGTGCATACCCAGAGTTGTCATTCAATCATTTGGGAGTGGGAGGCTTTACTGTAAGAACCTTTCAAACCAACAATTTAATATTAAGCCATGTACATTACAAGGTATTTAATAGGGGAATATGTTATTATAtctcgtgatatgagactagattttggatatcgtaacatgcatgtcttttcctggttttattggctgcattacagtaaaatgatgtacttttctgaacttgACTGGTCTAGCTGTTCTataatttgcttttacccacttagtcattatatccacattattaatgactattcatcaaaaatctcattgtgtaaatattttgtgaaagcaccaattgtgaACCCTATATCCCAATATAACCCTATAACCCAATATCGCCGCAATGtcgacattgatgtatttggtccaAAAAATATTATGGTATTTGATTTTTCTCAATATCCCCTAGCCCTAGTATTTAATATGCCATTTTTGTAACCATGCAGTAATGGCTTCAAAGAAGGCACAtctcatttgaaaatgtttgtacTCATGTAGACTTTAACCAGATATGCATTTCTCATGTTTAACTACTGTGAACCCTTGGTGTAGACTTAATGGACAGTTTGCTAAGAAACACATTGTAGACCACCATTTGGAGCTTAACTTCAAGACCACTACTCCTAAGATCAAAAGTAGCTTTCCTATTTTACCAAACTTGTTGAATTCTGTGGGAAGAATCCCCACATCCAAGGCCGTTGCCCAACTTCTAAATAACTGTGTAAATACCTTGTGTATAGCAAGGTGAAAGTCtcaaccactagatggcagcaatAGTCATTTTCGTCCTGTGtgtatttacttaaaatatgaatttgtaCTGGGCCACTGAATTTCTTTGACATGCTCATTGCAAAGTCATTATAATATTAATTGGCTATATGCGTAGAACAGTTGCTCTGGCAATTTCCCAATCTAATATCCAAACCAAGATACATTTGAAAACCGCTTCTCTGTTTTGGGCTTTCATTCTATTAACCTGGGAATATTTTCACACCTTAGACATGTTCTTGTGGAAACAACTGTGCAAAGGACAACTtcataaataacttttttgtgttatgtcCCACTGCCATGGAACATGAGGCCTATCCAAATTCCTGATTTTGTACCTTTTCGGCTCCCGATCATATAAGTTTATATTCTTATTTGTAGCAAATGAGATGTGGGTGgttaaaatattacataatcaatgaggaaaatatgaatAACATTCTCTTAACATGTGAACATACTGAAAGCAGCCCTTCTAATcgttaaaataaattgttaaagaaaacactaaTACATCAATGCAATACATAATTTAATAAGCAACATGGCCTAAATGGAGTGGTAGTGAAAAAATAAAGCCTTTTATGTTGGGACCCTGAAACTTTAAATttatttcactctttttcacCAAATGATAAGAAAAGCCATAATTTTTGCAAGGTGTTGAACTCCTTATAATCTGTATTGCTCCTCTGCAGAATTTCTCCAAGAACATCTTTGCCATCCTGCAGTCGGTGAAAGCCAGAGAAGAAGGACGAGCACCAGAGCAGAGACCAGCACAGAACACTACTCAAGTGGTAAGAACAACATTCTGTGTGGGTTAAATGTGCGTTTTATATATTGCATTCTCTATTTAAGGAaagtttaagtgtgtgtgtgtgtgtgtgtgtgtgtgtgtgtgtgtgtgtgtgtgtgtgtgtgtgtgtgtgtgtgtgtgtgtgtgtgtgtgtgtgtgtgtgtgtgtgtgtgtgtgtgtgtgtgtgt
The window above is part of the Etheostoma cragini isolate CJK2018 chromosome 12, CSU_Ecrag_1.0, whole genome shotgun sequence genome. Proteins encoded here:
- the cdc73 gene encoding parafibromin is translated as MADVLSVLRQYNIQKKEIVAKGDEVIFGEFSWPKNVKTNYIIWGTGKDGQPKEYYTLDSILFLLNNVHLPHTSYVRRAATENIPVVRRPDRKGMLSYLNGESATSTSIDRSAPIEIGLQRPTQVKRAADEVSSEAKKPRIEDEERVRLDKERLAARLEGHKEGIVQTDQIRSLSEAMSVEKIAAIKAKIMAKKRSTIKTDLDHGSNDNDRSFVDAEVDVTRDIVSRERVWRTRTTILQSTGKNFSKNIFAILQSVKAREEGRAPEQRPAQNTTQVDPSLRNKQPVPAAYNRYDQERFKGKEETEGFKIDTMGTYHGMTLKSVTEGASARKAQTPALQPVPRPVSQARPPPNQKKGSRTPIVIIPAATTSLITMLNAKDLLQDLKFVTPEEKKKQGIQRDNEVLLQRRKDQIQPGGTTLSVTVPYRIIDQPLKLAPQDWDRVVAVFVQGPAWQFKGWPWLLPDGSPVDIFAKIRAFHLKYDEAKTDPNVQKWDVTVLELSRHRRHLDRPVFLRFWETLDRYMVKHKSHLRF